One stretch of Rathayibacter festucae DSM 15932 DNA includes these proteins:
- a CDS encoding metallophosphoesterase family protein, with protein MPDGRPTAPMLRLDGPVRLLLLADTHLPKRAKALPDEVWRAVDEADLVVHAGDWVDEATLDALESRAARLLAVWGNNDPAGLRARLPEVARAEIAGLDVRVVHETGPAAGREARADAAHAGADLLVFGHSHIPWDSRTASGMRLLNPGSPTDRRRQPACTYLTAVAEDGELRDVRLVALPVRVPAR; from the coding sequence ATGCCGGACGGGCGACCCACCGCGCCGATGCTGCGGCTCGACGGCCCGGTGCGGTTGCTGCTGCTCGCCGACACGCACCTCCCCAAGCGCGCGAAGGCGCTGCCCGACGAGGTCTGGCGGGCGGTCGACGAGGCCGATCTGGTCGTGCACGCCGGCGACTGGGTCGACGAGGCGACGCTCGACGCCCTCGAGTCGCGGGCCGCGCGCCTGCTCGCCGTCTGGGGCAACAACGACCCCGCCGGGCTTAGGGCGCGCCTCCCCGAGGTCGCCCGCGCGGAGATCGCCGGGCTCGACGTCCGCGTCGTGCACGAGACCGGCCCCGCCGCGGGGCGGGAGGCGCGCGCCGACGCCGCCCACGCCGGTGCCGACCTGCTCGTCTTCGGCCACAGCCACATCCCCTGGGACTCGCGGACCGCGTCCGGGATGCGACTGCTCAACCCCGGCTCGCCGACCGACCGCCGCCGTCAGCCGGCCTGCACGTACCTCACCGCGGTCGCCGAGGACGGCGAGCTGCGCGACGTGCGCCTCGTCGCGCTCCCGGTCCGGGTCCCCGCCCGCTGA
- a CDS encoding alpha/beta fold hydrolase produces the protein MIEDAVPLASRRIGDGPALVLLHPGGTDSRSLEPLVAELRSDYTLHLPDQRGHGRTADSDAPLSFAAMARDTIALIESLPGVPVHLLGHSDGAIVALHVALRRPDLVASLVFSSGVFHRDGWLPGVLDGEAPEFLRDGYAEVSPDGAAHWDVVVAKLDALHASEPELTTADLRGLAVPTLLLFGDDDEIRFEHVLAMYDAIPDAELAVVPRASHGVIVEKPDLVARLVRDFHDPGKTDGFAPIRRA, from the coding sequence ATGATCGAGGACGCCGTACCGCTCGCCAGCCGCAGGATCGGAGACGGCCCCGCCCTCGTCCTGCTGCACCCTGGCGGCACCGACTCGCGGTCCCTCGAGCCGCTGGTGGCGGAGCTGCGGAGCGATTACACGCTGCACCTGCCCGATCAGCGCGGCCACGGCCGCACGGCCGACAGCGACGCTCCCCTGAGCTTCGCCGCGATGGCGCGCGACACGATCGCCCTGATCGAGTCGCTGCCCGGCGTCCCCGTGCACCTCCTCGGCCACAGCGACGGCGCGATCGTCGCCCTGCACGTCGCCCTCCGCCGCCCCGACCTCGTGGCGAGCCTGGTCTTCTCCTCCGGCGTCTTCCACCGCGACGGCTGGCTGCCCGGCGTGCTCGACGGCGAGGCCCCCGAGTTCCTGAGGGACGGCTACGCCGAGGTCTCCCCCGACGGTGCCGCGCACTGGGACGTCGTCGTCGCGAAGCTCGACGCGCTGCACGCCAGCGAGCCGGAGCTCACCACCGCGGACCTGCGCGGCCTCGCGGTGCCGACGCTCCTCCTCTTCGGCGACGACGACGAGATCCGCTTCGAGCACGTCCTGGCGATGTACGACGCGATCCCGGACGCCGAGCTGGCCGTCGTCCCGCGCGCCAGCCACGGCGTGATCGTGGAGAAGCCGGACCTCGTCGCCCGACTGGTCCGCGACTTCCACGACCCCGGAAAGACCGACGGCTTCGCGCCGATCCGCCGCGCCTGA
- a CDS encoding deoxyguanosinetriphosphate triphosphohydrolase family protein — protein MHDATPAPPHSDDRPRTDDRAHDTRRDRRTPEPVDRFATGEEFPEYRVDLERIRFSPYFARLSAVTQVISPSGVGQVVHNRLTHSIKVTAVARAIAMQLTTTDTAQRELVERLGGCDPVVVQAAASAHDLGHPPFGHLGEQALDRLAREKLGLEEGFEGNAQSFRILSELDVCETVEAGLNLTAASRAAVLKYPWGRTVCRPDLETADPTELPRGSTASRWETAPPKFSAYTLDLDDLLDSRTGFTAIAPWQQTLECSVMDVADDIAYSLHDLDDFYRAGVLQQAAVAVEFRAFLREQNALAALDADELWARAPGHSLEMLRRRLVARDPWIASDEHFRSSVERVSAELVEGLLAVPFDGSTRTERAIESFVSSWIGRLQRSVLVLAEPNVRSGHLTLLPDAWHDVTVLKFVHTRFVIDRPDFATYQRGQSQVLGTLVTHLDAWLDDPRDGPRAPQKLLDLIELATDGYFRLRADRPEWLPAGERGRPRVDAESLQRLGRARGVVDYVATLTDEQAMALAARLRGDREPWAMGT, from the coding sequence ATGCACGACGCGACACCGGCCCCGCCGCACTCGGACGACCGGCCGCGGACGGACGACCGGGCGCACGACACCCGCCGCGACCGCCGCACGCCGGAGCCCGTCGACCGCTTCGCCACCGGCGAGGAGTTCCCGGAGTACCGGGTCGACCTGGAGCGGATCCGGTTCTCGCCCTACTTCGCCCGGCTCTCCGCGGTGACGCAGGTGATCTCGCCCTCCGGCGTCGGCCAGGTCGTGCACAACCGCCTGACCCACTCCATCAAGGTCACCGCTGTCGCCCGCGCCATCGCGATGCAGCTGACCACCACCGACACCGCTCAGCGCGAGCTGGTCGAGCGCCTCGGCGGCTGCGACCCGGTCGTGGTGCAGGCCGCGGCCAGCGCGCACGACCTCGGCCACCCGCCGTTCGGGCACCTCGGCGAGCAGGCGCTCGACCGCCTGGCCCGCGAGAAGCTCGGCCTCGAGGAGGGCTTCGAGGGCAACGCGCAGTCGTTCCGGATCCTCTCCGAGCTCGACGTCTGCGAGACGGTCGAGGCGGGGCTGAACCTCACGGCCGCCTCGCGCGCCGCGGTCCTCAAGTACCCGTGGGGCCGCACCGTCTGCCGGCCGGACCTCGAGACCGCCGACCCGACCGAGCTGCCGCGCGGCTCGACCGCCAGTCGCTGGGAGACCGCGCCGCCCAAGTTCTCGGCCTACACCCTCGACCTCGACGACCTGCTCGACTCCCGCACCGGCTTCACCGCGATCGCGCCCTGGCAGCAGACGCTGGAGTGCTCGGTGATGGACGTGGCCGACGACATCGCCTACTCGCTGCACGACCTCGACGACTTCTACCGCGCGGGCGTGCTGCAGCAGGCGGCCGTCGCGGTGGAGTTCCGCGCGTTCCTCCGCGAGCAGAACGCGCTGGCAGCCCTCGACGCCGACGAGCTCTGGGCGCGGGCGCCCGGCCACTCGCTGGAGATGCTGCGGCGCCGGCTGGTGGCTCGCGACCCGTGGATCGCCAGCGACGAGCACTTCCGCTCCTCCGTCGAGCGGGTCTCGGCCGAGCTGGTGGAGGGGCTGCTCGCCGTCCCCTTCGACGGCTCCACCCGCACCGAGCGGGCGATCGAGTCGTTCGTCTCCTCCTGGATCGGCCGGCTGCAGCGCTCGGTGCTCGTGCTGGCCGAGCCGAACGTGCGCTCGGGGCACCTGACCCTCCTTCCCGACGCCTGGCACGACGTGACGGTGCTGAAGTTCGTGCACACCCGCTTCGTCATCGACCGGCCCGACTTCGCGACCTATCAGCGCGGTCAGTCGCAGGTGCTCGGGACGCTGGTCACCCACCTCGACGCCTGGCTCGACGATCCGCGCGACGGCCCGCGCGCCCCGCAGAAGCTGCTCGACCTGATCGAGCTGGCGACCGACGGCTACTTCCGCCTCCGCGCCGACCGCCCCGAGTGGCTGCCGGCCGGCGAGCGCGGGCGCCCGCGGGTCGACGCGGAGTCGCTGCAGCGCCTCGGCCGGGCCCGCGGCGTCGTCGACTACGTGGCGACCCTCACCGACGAGCAGGCGATGGCGCTCGCCGCCCGCCTCCGCGGCGACCGCGAGCCCTGGGCGATGGGGACCTGA
- a CDS encoding heavy metal translocating P-type ATPase: MADAPAAGRTGQPAELELAIGGMTCASCVAKVERRLDALPGVRASVNLALERATVALPEGTTAADAIAAVEAAGYTATVSGAAPVADDGADDGAPSREEEAAEAERRVLRTRLTVSALLAAPVVLLSMIPALQFANWQWLCLTLAAPVAVWGAWPFHRTAWRALRHGTTTMDTLISLGTTAAFAWSVYALFLGDAGRPGMSMPFELLGTRSGHDEIYLEVAAAVPVLVLAGRWLEARSKRDAGAALRALLRLGSKEATRVAADGSEERVAAAALAVGDRLRVRPGEVVAADGTVLDGSSAVDASLLTGESVPVEVGPGSVVTGGVLNAHGVLTVRVDRVGSDTTLARMGRLVSQAQAGKARVQRLADRVSAVFVPVVVVLALATLVGWLLAGADLAAAVSPAVAVLIVACPCALGLATPTAVLVGTGRGSQLGILIRGPEVLETSRRVDTVVLDKTGTLTTGAFTVAAASDDESLRLLAAVERGSEHPLAAAIVRGAEERGLTVPEATGFRASAGFGVRARVDGRLVVAGRLRWLDEQWGYAPGDLAARAEQAAADGGTVVGIGWEGELRGFAVLRDEPRPEAARTVASLRSRGLRVLMLTGDNPRAASAVAAAVGLDEVIAEVLPEEKLAVIERLRSEGRTVAFVGDGVNDAAALAAADLGIAMGAGSDAAIEASDVTLVGDDLARVPDALRLGRRTLGVIRGNLFWAFAYNVAAIPLAMAGLLGPLVAGAAMAFSSVFVVLNSLRLRSFRAE; the protein is encoded by the coding sequence GTGGCCGACGCCCCCGCCGCCGGCCGGACCGGGCAGCCCGCCGAGCTCGAGCTCGCCATCGGCGGGATGACCTGCGCGTCCTGCGTCGCCAAGGTCGAGCGCCGCCTGGACGCGCTCCCCGGCGTCCGCGCGAGCGTCAACCTCGCCCTCGAGCGCGCCACCGTCGCGCTGCCCGAGGGCACCACGGCCGCCGACGCGATCGCCGCGGTCGAGGCCGCCGGCTACACGGCCACGGTCTCCGGAGCGGCGCCCGTCGCGGACGACGGCGCGGACGACGGCGCGCCCTCCCGCGAGGAGGAGGCGGCCGAAGCCGAGCGCCGCGTCCTGCGCACCCGGCTCACGGTCTCGGCCCTGCTGGCCGCGCCGGTCGTGCTGCTGTCGATGATCCCCGCGCTGCAGTTCGCGAACTGGCAGTGGCTCTGCCTCACCCTCGCCGCACCCGTCGCGGTCTGGGGCGCCTGGCCCTTCCACCGCACCGCCTGGCGGGCGCTGCGGCACGGGACGACCACGATGGACACCCTGATCAGCCTCGGCACCACCGCCGCCTTCGCCTGGTCCGTCTACGCCCTCTTCCTCGGCGACGCAGGCCGCCCCGGGATGAGCATGCCGTTCGAGCTGCTCGGCACCCGCTCCGGCCACGACGAGATCTACCTCGAGGTCGCCGCCGCCGTTCCCGTGCTGGTGCTGGCCGGCCGCTGGCTCGAGGCCCGCTCCAAGCGCGACGCCGGCGCGGCCCTGCGCGCGCTGCTGCGGCTCGGCTCGAAGGAGGCGACCCGCGTCGCCGCCGACGGCTCCGAGGAGCGCGTCGCCGCCGCGGCCCTCGCGGTCGGCGACCGCCTGCGCGTGCGGCCCGGTGAGGTCGTCGCCGCCGACGGCACCGTCCTCGACGGCTCGAGCGCCGTCGACGCGAGCCTGCTGACCGGCGAGAGCGTGCCGGTCGAGGTCGGCCCCGGCTCCGTCGTCACCGGCGGCGTCCTCAATGCGCACGGCGTGCTCACCGTCCGGGTCGACCGCGTCGGCTCCGACACGACCCTGGCCCGGATGGGCCGCCTCGTCTCGCAGGCGCAGGCCGGCAAGGCGCGGGTGCAGCGGCTCGCCGACCGCGTCTCCGCCGTCTTCGTGCCGGTCGTCGTCGTGCTCGCGCTGGCGACCCTCGTCGGCTGGCTGCTCGCCGGCGCGGACCTCGCCGCCGCCGTCTCGCCCGCCGTCGCCGTGCTGATCGTCGCCTGCCCCTGCGCGCTCGGGCTCGCCACGCCCACCGCCGTCCTCGTCGGCACGGGCCGCGGCTCGCAGCTCGGCATCCTGATCCGCGGACCCGAGGTGCTCGAGACGAGCCGCCGCGTCGACACCGTCGTCCTCGACAAGACCGGCACGCTGACCACCGGCGCCTTCACCGTCGCGGCGGCGAGCGACGACGAGTCCCTCCGCCTGCTCGCGGCCGTCGAGCGCGGCTCCGAGCACCCCCTCGCCGCCGCGATCGTGCGCGGCGCGGAGGAGCGCGGGCTGACCGTCCCCGAGGCGACCGGGTTCCGCGCGAGCGCCGGCTTCGGAGTCCGCGCGAGGGTCGACGGCCGCCTCGTCGTCGCCGGGCGCCTGCGCTGGCTCGACGAGCAGTGGGGCTACGCACCCGGCGACCTCGCCGCCCGCGCCGAGCAGGCCGCGGCCGACGGCGGGACCGTCGTCGGGATCGGCTGGGAGGGCGAGCTGCGCGGCTTCGCCGTCCTCCGCGACGAGCCGCGGCCCGAGGCGGCGCGCACGGTCGCGTCGCTGCGGTCCCGCGGGCTCCGCGTGCTGATGCTGACCGGCGACAACCCGCGCGCGGCGTCGGCCGTCGCCGCCGCGGTCGGCCTCGACGAGGTGATCGCCGAGGTGCTGCCGGAGGAGAAGCTCGCCGTGATCGAGCGGCTGCGCTCCGAGGGCCGCACGGTCGCCTTCGTCGGCGACGGAGTGAACGACGCGGCCGCCCTCGCCGCCGCCGACCTCGGCATCGCGATGGGCGCCGGCTCCGACGCGGCGATCGAGGCGAGCGATGTCACCCTGGTCGGCGACGACCTCGCCCGGGTGCCCGACGCGCTCCGGCTCGGCCGGCGGACCCTGGGCGTCATCCGGGGCAACCTGTTCTGGGCCTTCGCCTACAACGTGGCGGCGATCCCGCTCGCGATGGCCGGCCTGCTCGGCCCGCTGGTCGCGGGGGCGGCGATGGCGTTCTCCAGCGTCTTCGTGGTCTTGAACAGCCTGCGGCTGCGCTCGTTCCGCGCGGAGTGA
- a CDS encoding DUF4180 domain-containing protein: protein MRTETRQGVPLLLVDDDGPALSTSEDALAVIGEIYGSDAETIVVPVGRLDPEFFRLRSGIAGEFVQRFVMYGKRLVVVGDITEQVSASSTLHDFVVESNRGDHLWFVPALDALDARLRDSATAEEPGADGGVEPTPGPAL from the coding sequence ATGCGCACCGAGACCCGCCAGGGCGTCCCCCTCCTCCTCGTCGACGACGACGGGCCCGCCCTCTCCACCTCGGAGGACGCGCTCGCGGTCATCGGCGAGATCTACGGCAGCGACGCCGAGACGATCGTCGTCCCGGTCGGCCGCCTCGATCCGGAGTTCTTCCGGCTCCGCTCCGGCATCGCCGGCGAGTTCGTGCAGCGCTTCGTGATGTACGGCAAGCGGCTCGTGGTCGTCGGCGACATCACCGAGCAGGTCTCGGCCTCGAGCACCCTGCACGACTTCGTCGTCGAGTCGAACCGCGGCGACCACCTCTGGTTCGTCCCCGCGCTCGACGCCCTCGACGCCCGCCTCCGCGACTCCGCGACGGCCGAGGAGCCCGGCGCCGACGGCGGGGTGGAGCCGACCCCCGGCCCCGCGCTCTGA
- a CDS encoding TetR/AcrR family transcriptional regulator, translating into MTPPTLEATPPREAILAAADRLYYERGIQSVGMDALRTAAGVSLKRLYSEFPSKESLVLAVLQARHEQWTLGVRSRVAAATGARPKLLAIYDFLFDWFSEDSFRGCSFINAFGEFGSSNPAVAQLAREHKDTFQRFLAVLTEEVGGGAELAAQLALLAEGAQTTAAISGTPESALHARRAAEILIDAATRTS; encoded by the coding sequence ATGACGCCGCCGACGCTCGAAGCCACGCCTCCCCGCGAGGCGATCCTCGCGGCGGCCGACCGCCTCTACTACGAGCGCGGGATCCAGTCGGTCGGGATGGACGCGCTGCGGACCGCCGCCGGTGTCTCGCTCAAGCGCCTCTACTCGGAGTTCCCGAGCAAGGAGTCGCTCGTGCTGGCCGTGCTGCAGGCCCGCCACGAGCAGTGGACCCTCGGCGTGCGCAGCCGCGTCGCCGCCGCGACCGGCGCCCGCCCCAAGCTCCTGGCGATCTACGACTTCCTCTTCGACTGGTTCTCCGAGGACTCCTTCCGCGGCTGCAGCTTCATCAACGCCTTCGGTGAGTTCGGCTCGTCCAACCCGGCGGTAGCGCAGCTGGCCCGCGAGCACAAGGACACCTTCCAGCGGTTCCTCGCCGTGCTGACCGAGGAGGTCGGCGGCGGCGCCGAGCTGGCCGCGCAACTCGCCCTCCTCGCCGAGGGCGCGCAGACCACCGCCGCCATCTCGGGCACCCCCGAGTCCGCCCTGCACGCCCGCCGAGCCGCCGAGATCCTGATCGACGCCGCGACCCGCACGTCCTGA
- a CDS encoding heavy-metal-associated domain-containing protein yields MTAHLDLGLTAKGAAGGSGGGCGSGGACACGGHDSAHASGHGSAAGGASVQSFGVAGMTCEHCVRSVTEELAAYPEVDSIDISLLPDGVSTVTVGSSRPLGREEIAAAVADAGYRLAPLA; encoded by the coding sequence ATGACCGCGCACCTCGATCTCGGACTCACCGCCAAGGGAGCCGCGGGCGGGTCCGGGGGCGGCTGCGGGTCGGGCGGCGCCTGCGCCTGCGGCGGCCACGACTCCGCGCACGCGTCCGGGCACGGCTCCGCCGCGGGCGGCGCCTCGGTGCAGAGCTTCGGCGTCGCCGGGATGACCTGCGAGCACTGCGTCCGCAGCGTCACCGAGGAGCTCGCCGCCTACCCCGAGGTCGACAGCATCGACATCTCCCTCCTCCCCGACGGCGTCTCCACCGTCACCGTCGGCTCCTCCCGCCCGCTCGGCCGCGAGGAGATCGCGGCCGCCGTCGCCGACGCCGGGTACCGCCTCGCGCCCCTGGCCTGA
- a CDS encoding 3-oxoacyl-ACP synthase III, whose amino-acid sequence MAPRVTTSEEIDARLAPALKRLRLPTGLLQRVAGVQERRNWGPEQGFDGAAIEAGKRALAEAGIRPDQIGLIINTSVTRKHLEPSVAVRLHHGLGLPSSAINFDIANACLGFVNGMTLAAQLIDSGQIKYAMIIDGEDADEIQVNTIERLSREGIKRKDFMSEFASLTLGSGAAAAILGPADEHPKGHRILGGITRAATQFNELCVGSVDGMFTDAKALLKGGMELVVSAWKEAKRDWSWGGMDRYIMHQVSDVHTNAFVKAVGIDPELVPTTYPTLGNVGPASIPITLAQESKTLEPGHRVLLLGVGSGINTAMLEIAW is encoded by the coding sequence ATGGCCCCCCGGGTGACCACGTCGGAAGAGATCGACGCGCGACTGGCGCCGGCGCTGAAGCGGCTGCGACTCCCCACCGGACTCCTCCAGCGCGTCGCCGGCGTGCAGGAGCGGCGCAACTGGGGCCCCGAGCAGGGCTTCGACGGCGCCGCGATCGAGGCGGGCAAGCGCGCGCTGGCCGAGGCCGGCATCCGGCCCGACCAGATCGGGCTGATCATCAACACCTCGGTCACCCGCAAGCACCTCGAGCCCTCGGTCGCCGTGCGCCTGCACCACGGGCTCGGCCTGCCCTCCTCCGCGATCAACTTCGACATCGCGAACGCCTGCCTCGGCTTCGTCAACGGCATGACGCTCGCGGCCCAGCTGATCGACTCCGGCCAGATCAAGTACGCGATGATCATCGACGGCGAGGACGCCGACGAGATCCAGGTGAACACGATCGAGCGCCTCAGCCGCGAGGGCATCAAGCGCAAGGACTTCATGAGCGAGTTCGCGAGCCTGACCCTCGGGTCCGGCGCCGCGGCCGCGATCCTCGGCCCGGCCGACGAGCACCCCAAGGGCCACCGCATCCTCGGCGGCATCACCCGTGCGGCGACCCAGTTCAACGAGCTCTGCGTCGGCAGCGTCGACGGGATGTTCACCGACGCGAAGGCGCTGCTCAAGGGCGGCATGGAGCTCGTCGTCTCCGCCTGGAAGGAGGCGAAGCGCGACTGGAGCTGGGGCGGGATGGACCGCTACATCATGCATCAGGTGTCGGACGTGCACACCAACGCCTTCGTGAAGGCCGTCGGCATCGACCCCGAGCTGGTCCCCACCACCTACCCGACCCTCGGCAACGTCGGCCCCGCGTCGATCCCGATCACCCTCGCGCAGGAGTCGAAGACCCTCGAGCCGGGCCACCGCGTCCTGCTGCTGGGCGTCGGCTCCGGCATCAACACCGCGATGCTCGAGATCGCCTGGTGA
- a CDS encoding DUF2809 domain-containing protein produces the protein MRARLPFALAAIAALALGLALRFLLAGLFADLAGSVLYVVLVALLVCVLLPRIPAVTAAGIALAWSIAMEQLQAIGAAARLVELWPPLRLVVGSTFSWLDIAAYVLGAVVAAAVLIAVAPRARFEREEPGREGPGREEPGREEPGELRP, from the coding sequence ATGAGGGCGCGGCTGCCGTTCGCGCTCGCCGCGATCGCCGCGCTCGCGCTCGGGCTCGCTCTGCGCTTCCTCCTGGCCGGCCTCTTCGCCGACCTGGCCGGCAGCGTCCTCTACGTCGTGCTCGTCGCCCTGCTGGTCTGCGTGCTGCTGCCGCGGATCCCGGCGGTGACCGCCGCGGGGATCGCCCTCGCCTGGTCGATCGCGATGGAGCAGCTCCAGGCGATCGGTGCCGCCGCCCGACTGGTCGAGCTGTGGCCGCCGCTGCGGCTCGTCGTCGGCAGCACCTTCTCCTGGCTGGACATCGCCGCGTACGTGCTCGGCGCGGTGGTCGCCGCCGCCGTGCTGATCGCGGTGGCACCGCGGGCTCGGTTCGAGCGCGAGGAGCCGGGGCGCGAGGGGCCGGGCCGCGAGGAGCCCGGTCGCGAGGAGCCGGGGGAGCTCCGCCCGTAG
- a CDS encoding DNA-3-methyladenine glycosylase family protein, whose product MDPRPVDLDANGPFDVVGAANLLLHHSLPGVERVSDDGRRLERLVTVGSRPVPLALKLTSSGVRVTATDPAVLPLVRAWFDLDSDVEAIGAALALDPLLAPMVAARPGLRATQYPAPFEAAVMAVLGQQVSVAAARTFGGRVVTAFGSEGERGLRSFPTPEALLAGPIEELRAAIGVTRARAATVRAVAAAFADGLVLDRAGDLPEQRRLLLAIPGIGPWTADYLGLRLLGDPDAFPAGDLVLRRALGGIGTAAADAASQAWRPHRAHAAFHLWASTGAV is encoded by the coding sequence GTGGACCCGCGCCCCGTCGACCTCGACGCGAACGGCCCCTTCGACGTCGTCGGCGCCGCGAACCTCCTCCTGCACCACTCGCTGCCCGGGGTCGAGCGGGTCTCCGACGACGGACGGCGCCTCGAGCGGCTCGTCACCGTCGGGTCGCGGCCGGTGCCGCTCGCGCTGAAGCTGACCTCGTCCGGCGTCCGCGTCACGGCGACCGACCCCGCCGTCCTCCCGCTGGTGCGCGCCTGGTTCGATCTCGACTCCGACGTCGAGGCGATCGGCGCCGCCCTCGCTCTCGATCCGCTGCTCGCCCCGATGGTCGCCGCGCGGCCGGGACTGCGGGCGACGCAGTACCCCGCGCCGTTCGAGGCCGCCGTGATGGCGGTCCTCGGCCAGCAGGTGTCGGTGGCGGCGGCGAGGACCTTCGGCGGGCGCGTCGTGACAGCGTTCGGCAGTGAGGGCGAGCGGGGCCTCCGCTCGTTCCCCACGCCCGAGGCCCTCCTCGCCGGACCGATCGAGGAGCTGCGCGCCGCGATCGGCGTGACCCGGGCCCGCGCGGCGACCGTCCGCGCGGTCGCGGCGGCCTTCGCCGACGGGCTGGTGCTCGACCGCGCGGGCGACCTGCCCGAGCAGCGCCGGCTCCTGCTCGCGATCCCCGGCATCGGCCCGTGGACCGCCGACTACCTCGGGCTCCGGCTGCTCGGCGACCCGGACGCGTTCCCCGCGGGCGACCTCGTGCTGCGCCGCGCGCTCGGCGGGATCGGCACGGCGGCGGCGGACGCGGCCTCGCAGGCCTGGCGTCCGCACCGCGCCCACGCGGCGTTCCACCTCTGGGCGTCGACGGGCGCCGTGTGA
- a CDS encoding quinone oxidoreductase family protein: MVLAMQADDFGGPEALHAVTVEPGEPGPGRVRIRVRAAGVNPADAKLLRGLFGRGRTPVRPGSEVAGVVTAVGEAATGPLGDVRVGDEVVAFRVSGGYSEELVVPAASVLPKPPGLAWEQAAGLLLTGTTAVHLLEATHVSAGDTVLIHGASGAVGSLLVQLVRERGARVIGTSSKRGAAIVERFGGESVRYGEGLVERVRALAPDGIDVALDTAGTDDALDASVELVADRSRIATVAGFERGAALGVLLLGGGAGADPGTALRDAARAPLLERAGRGALEVVLGPSFPLAEAAEALALVESGRAGGKVVLLP; the protein is encoded by the coding sequence GTGGTTCTGGCGATGCAGGCGGACGACTTCGGTGGGCCCGAGGCCCTCCACGCGGTGACGGTCGAGCCCGGCGAGCCCGGTCCCGGCCGGGTGCGCATCCGCGTGCGGGCCGCGGGCGTCAATCCCGCGGACGCGAAGCTCCTCCGCGGTCTCTTCGGCCGCGGGCGCACCCCCGTCCGTCCCGGCAGCGAGGTCGCGGGCGTGGTCACCGCAGTGGGAGAGGCAGCGACGGGGCCGCTCGGCGACGTCCGCGTCGGCGACGAGGTGGTCGCCTTCCGGGTCTCCGGCGGCTACTCCGAGGAGCTGGTGGTGCCGGCCGCCTCGGTGCTGCCGAAGCCGCCGGGCCTCGCCTGGGAGCAGGCGGCCGGGCTGCTGCTCACGGGCACGACCGCGGTGCACCTGCTCGAGGCGACGCACGTCTCCGCCGGCGACACCGTCCTGATCCACGGGGCGAGCGGCGCCGTCGGCAGCCTCCTCGTCCAGCTCGTGCGCGAGCGCGGCGCCCGTGTCATCGGCACGTCCAGCAAGCGGGGCGCCGCGATCGTCGAGCGCTTCGGCGGCGAGTCCGTGCGCTACGGGGAGGGGCTGGTGGAGCGGGTGCGCGCCCTCGCGCCCGACGGCATCGACGTCGCGCTCGACACGGCCGGCACCGACGACGCGCTCGACGCCTCCGTCGAGCTCGTCGCCGACCGCTCCCGGATCGCCACCGTCGCCGGCTTCGAGCGCGGCGCGGCGCTCGGCGTCCTGCTGCTGGGCGGCGGCGCCGGGGCCGACCCGGGCACCGCTCTCCGCGACGCCGCCCGGGCACCGCTGCTCGAGCGGGCCGGCCGCGGCGCGCTCGAGGTGGTGCTCGGTCCCTCCTTCCCCCTCGCGGAGGCGGCCGAGGCGCTCGCACTGGTGGAGTCGGGCCGCGCCGGCGGCAAGGTGGTGCTCCTCCCCTGA